The nucleotide sequence AGCGAATTCGGGATCTCGAATCGGATCTGGCTGGGATGAAGAACTCCACCAGTTGGAAACTGACAGCGCCACTTAGGGCGATCAGTCGAATGATCAAAGGCGGGAAATAATCTTACGCATCATTATCTTACGTGTAAAATAACTGTTCTGCGTGCCGATGTAATGTCTTCCAATCAAATCGATTTTCAACCCAGGTGCGTCCCAACTGGCCCATTTTAATGAGTTTTTCCGGCTGTTCGAGCAGTTCGGTGAGTTTCTCAGCCAGTAACTCAGGTTGTTCACAATCAACCAGGTCGCCAGATTCTCCCACTTGCATCGTTTCGCGAGTGCCCCCGCTGGCACCGGCCAGGACTGGCTTGCCGCACGCCTGTGCTTCCAGGAGCACCATGCCGAATCCTTCGAAGTCCTTACCAATAGAGCGGTTAGGTAAAACAAACAGATCACATTGCTGGTAGCACTTCAGGAGGTCGGTATCCGGAACCTCGCCCAGAAACCGCACGTGATTTGCCAATTCCAGTTCACGCACCAACACTTGTAAGGTGGGTAATTCTTCGCCTGACCCAGCGATCACTGCCAGAATCTGTGGGAAACGGGGCTTCAACAGTGCGATCGCCCGCAATAAATGGTCGTGGCCTTTCCGTTTTTGCAATCGCCCCACCGTCAGCAGGACGGTGCGGCCAGCCCAATGGTGCTGTTGCCGCCACGCCAGATCAGGTGGAGCAGGCACAAACTTGCAGGCATCCACACCGGGATAGAGCAAATGAACCTTTTCCGATGGCACTGCCCAATCGTTCTGTAACAGTTTCTGGCTATTCTGACTGTTGGCAATTATTTTCCTGGCACTACCAAAAACGCGATTTGTCATCCAGGTCAGTTCGCGGCTGGTCGAAGAGATGCCGATATCTTCGCCATGAACGTAACAAAAATACGGCATGCCACTAAATTTTTTGGCACCCCAGGCAATAAATCCTTCGGGCAGGTTGCGGGCGCAATGCACCACATCGATTTGGTTGTCTTTGGCGATGTGTTTCAGTTGACCCATTAAACGCCAGTAAACGCGAAAATTTGCCCGATTTCTAATCCCACGGGAGGGCATCTCCATCGGCAGGCGAATAATTTTCATTTTCTGATGCGGATCAAATGTTTCAGCACTGGCATCGGTGCTGGTGAGCACCACAATTTGATCGGGAGAAAATCGGGAATAGATTTCCCAGAACCAGCGCCCACTGCCACCGGTTTTGGGTGGGAAAATCTCGCTGAACAGTAAAATCCGTTTCGTACCCACGCACCGCTCCGGGGGAAAGATGCAGTATAGAATACGCCCACCACAAATAGTGGGGAGAATCTTTGATAAAGTGGTTAGAGGAGAATAAAAATGAGAGTTAATTCATTTTTAGGCGAATTGAAGCTAACTGTCCCGTAATCTGCTATGGCAAGAAAAAGGGGATTATTAGCGGATTTGACAGAGTGAAAATTTATACGATCGAATAGAACCGTTCGCTTACTTTCACACGCCATTCAGTAATAATCGAGGTTATTGCCTCTTTTTCATGTTCAAGGTCTTCTGCCTTAGGAAGAGTGTGAGTAAACCAGCGTGATACACCGTTGTCAAAGATACCTCCAGTAATGGAATGTTCTTTTAATATCAAAAGTGGCACACCGAGTGTATAAAGAATGCCTGCTTCTAGTTGATTCCAAGGGGTTGGGAAAAACACAGGGGTTTTAACTTCAGTTTCTTGTGAGGTTCCTGGTTTGTTCCAGCCGCCAGTAACACACAATTGTTCAAAACCAAGTATGACACCTCCACATACATGATGTGCCATCACCATAACTTCATGCAAAGGGCTTTGGGTTGGCCGATGATTTTGACCTAGAGTATAAGGTTCCAAACTAAGTTTTCCTAGTTGTTCAAGGATGAACTTGTAAACATTTTGCTGCTTCTCTGATAGACAATTCGGAGTTGAAACAAATACTGGAAAACGCATATTGATCGCTCTTACCAATTGACAAAAGAAAGGAAAACGGTAACCGTTCACTTATGTTGTTGCAAGTTTCGGTGCAGGTTTGCCTTTCCGGTGTGCGTTGATCGCTTCTTCCAGATAATCTAATACGTTTCTCCCCTGTAGTTTCAATGTTTCACATACCGTCAGGATTCGCTCTGCGAACCGACAGCCACGAGCACTTTGAGAACCAAAGCTGCGTCGCCGCCACAACACAGCGCGACGTTGTACACGCTCCGCATCATTATTCGTTGGCGGAACATGCTCATGGTCGACAAACAGCCATAAACGCCTTTCTACTTTGGCCACCCTCTCGCAAAACCCTGCAACTGTTTGGTCCTTACTACCTTGCCCCTGTTTCAGCAGCGTGCGTACGCGTTCCTTCAACGGTTTCATCCGCTGTTGCAATGTTTGGCGACTTATCTGATGATCTCTCGTAAAAATATGCCATAGCTCAAATATTTCCTTGTGTAATTCAAGCCAGTGATCCACGAGTTTTGTCGCTCGCTTACTTCGTTTGGACAATGCCTCCCAGTTGCGTTTCAAATGTGCCCAACATAATTGATGGCTATCTTCAGGAAGGTTCTTCACATATACCTTCCAGCGATCCGTACTGACAAATCCAGGGAGTGCTTCACCCATAAACGTTTTCAATGCATCAATATTGCGACGTGCATGAATGAGAAATACTACGATATGAATCTTTGCCGCAATCGCTGTCCATAACCAGCGTTTGTGGCCCGCCTCTTTCCAGCCCGTTTCATCAAACCCCTTTACATCAGCGTTTTTAACTTTCTCACGAGCTTCCTCATAAGGTGCGTCCAATGCCGGAATTGCCTCGGCTTCCAGATTGCTGATGGTTCCCAAGGATATGTCTATGCCAAAAATCGTTTTGCAAGTTCGTTCGATTGACCGTTTACTCAATCCATCCTGACCCACCATACATAGCAGAGCAGCTGTCAATCGAGGACCGGTGCAATGGTTGCGGTACTCGGCAGGAATGGTCATCGCCGTTGTGTGTCCACAATCAGCACATTTCCGGGAATGACCTTCATATTGTGTTACGATTAAAGGCTGCTGTGGCAGTTCAACTTGCTGATGAATCCTGGGTTCAGGTAGATTCGGACAGCCAACAAGTGATTTGTGGCAGCGAGAACAGGTTTCTGGCACGAACTTGATAAAGGAGTCCACACTTTCAGGAGGCAAGGGTTTTCGCAGATTTGCCTTGTGACCATGTTGTGCCCCGCGTTTGCGACCAGTCGGCTTTTGGGAAGCTAATTTTTCTTTTTCTGCAGGTTCTTGCTTGTTAGGCGGTTTCAGCTTGTCTTCCAGATCACGAATGCGAGCTTCCAGCGCCAGTATTGTCTTTTGTTGTTGCTGAATAATTTGTTGCTGATCCATCAGCTGTTGTTGCAGCAAATGAACCTGCTTGAGCAATTGCTGGCACCCAGGACATTCGGAATTGAACGACTCGATTTCCATCACCGGATTATAGAAAATGGCTGAAATTTGCGAAAGGCCAATTCCCGAACCGGTGAACGGTTACAAAAGTTCTTGGTGGGGGCAAATCGTTTCATGGTTACTGGCCGGGTACCCTTTGTGGCATTGGTAACAAGCCGTGGGCGATCACCCGACTTCATCACCACAATTGAATCATCGCCTTCCCAGTCCACTGGTAAGTTACCTTCTTTCACGGTACTGAAGTCTTCAAAGTAGACATTGTTTTTGGGAGGGGCTTTCGTGATGGTTTGGCTGGTTGTGGTATTTACGTTGCTACCAGAGTTTCCAGTGACCAGGCCGGTTGTGGTTTTCGACACAACAATCTGCTGTGTTTTCGATTCCGCAACTTGTTGCGTGGTTGAGCCACTGGAAGTAACCGTTGGATTAGCAGGGGACTTCTCTTTCAGAAAGAGGAAATAAATCCCAAATACGGCACCGATGATCGTAGCTATCGATGCAAGGATCGTTAAAATACGATCCGTTTTCTCAAGTCCCATGGCGAAAGCCTCAGATGGTCTGAATTACATACTCTTATGTTTTCCATTAAAGTAAATCTTTCACCACGTGGCCATGAACATCGGTCAGGCGACGATCAATTCCATTTTGCCGCACGGTGAAGCGGGTATGGTCGATGCCAAGCAAATGCAGAATCGTGGCGTGCACATCATAAACTTGGGTGGCCTTTTTCGGCTCCGCTGGCTTGAAGCCCCAGACATCGCTTTCGCCAAATGTGGTGCCGCCTTTGATTCCCCCACCGCACAGCCAGTTGGTGAAACAGAACGGGTTGTGATCTCGCCCTTTGCCACCCTGAGCACAGGGCATGCGGCCAAATTCGGTGGTCCATAGCACGATGGTTTCTTCCAGCAGTCCGGTGCGTTTCAGATCCTGTATGAACGACCGCACCGCGCGTGCCATCCCCAGCCCCAGTGGGCCGTGGTCGCGTGCGATATCTTCATGCGAATCCCAGTTCCGACGTGGGAAACCGTTGTCGCACCCAGACCAGATCTGCACAAACCGCACCCCACGTTCCAGTAGCCGTCGTGCAGTAATGCATTTGCGGGCCAAATGGTCGGTTTCTTCAGCTGTGTTAATCTCTGCGGGCCACGCAGGTGGGGTTTCTTCGATGCCGTAGTGCTTCCAGGTTGATTTCGGCTCTCGCGTTAAATCCAGTGCTTCGGGTGCCGCCAACTGCATCTGTGCAGCCAGTTCATAAGAAGCAATTCGCGATTCCAGCCGACTGTCTTCTGTGCGGGTTTTGGCATGTTCCGCATTCAATTTACTCAACAGATCAATCCCCGCCGTGTTGGCAGCGGGGGTAACAAACTTACCCGTATCGGCTGGTTGAATGTTATCAATTGGCACGCGGTTGCCCGGTCGGATAATGGTGCCTTGATGTTCTGCAGGTAAGAAGGCAGCATCCCAGTTCTTGCTGCCGTTCGATGCAAAGCCACGGTGGTCGGGCAACACCACGAATGTGGGCAATTGCTGATTCAGCGAACCCAGCCCATAGCTGATCCAGCAACCCATGCCCGGAAAGCCAGGAGATTGAAAACCGGTAGCCTGCAGGAATGTGCCCTGACTGTGCACACCCGTTTTGCCCACCAGATTGTGGATGAAGGCCATCTCATCCACCACATCGCCTAACGGTGCTGCAATTTCCGACAGCCACTTGCCTGATTTGCCATACTGGCGGAACTTCCAGGGTGAAGCGAACGTAGACCCGGGGGTGCTTTGAAACAGCTCCACTTTTTCACCCGGATTCCATGGTTTACCGTGGTGTTTTTCCAGCTCTGGCTTGTAGTCGAACAGGTCGACATGGCTGGCAGCACCTGCCATAAATAGTTGAACCACACGCTTGGCTTTGGCGGGATGATGGTTGACTACTTTTCGATCTTCCGCCTGCAGCAGAAATGGCAACACCAGCGAGCCAAAGCCCGCACCGGAAGACTGTAGAAAGTGCCGCCGCGAGAACATGATGATTACCCCTATTCGAATTGTTGGTCATTTTAACACAGAGGAAACAAAAATGCACAAGGAAAAGCGGGGCCTAATCCAATTACACAACGATTTGATTGTTGCAATTTTCTTCAATCTGTGCCTACAATTTCCAATTCATCCATTTTGCGGTAAAGCGAGCTGAGGCTGATATTCATTCGTTTGGCAGCTTCTTTTTTCTCTCCCGCCTGACGCAAAATCCGTTCGATGTGGCGGCGTTCAAATCGCTTCACTGCCATGCTTAAATCATCTACGGAGTTGGGATCGTCGGTCATCGGTGCCAGATCTGGTGGGAGGTCTTCTGGAATGATGAACGGACCATCGCCCAGGATGATCGCACGCTGGATGGCATTATCCAGTTCCCGCACGTTTCCTTTCCACGCACAGGAAATCAACAACCGCATCGCTTCGTGGCTGACACCATTAAAGCGTTTACCCAAAGCGCGATTGTGCTTGGCAATCAAAAACTCCACCAGTTCCGGAATATCTTCCTGACGATCCCGCAGAGGGGGCAGGCTGAGAGTTACCACGTTCAGGCGATAGTACAGATCTTCGCGAAACTTCTTTTCCTCGACTGCTTTGGCCAAATTCTTATTGGTGGCAGCAATGATCCGTGCTTCAACTCGAACTGGTTCATTTGCACCTACCGGGAGGATTTCCTTCAGTTCAATTGCCCGCAACAATTTCCCCTGGGTGGCTAATGGCAAGTCGCCAATTTCATCCAGAAAAACTGTGCCTTCACCCGCATGCACAAACACGCCCAGTTGATCACGATCGGCACCAGTGAAGGAGCCTTTGCGGTGCCCAAAAAGCTGATTTTCCAGCAGGTCATTGGGAATTGCAGCACAGTTCACTGCCAGAAAGCGGTCCAGACCTGATTCGCGGTGAATGTAACGTGCCAGGACTTCCTTGCCAGACCCACTTTCCCCCTGAATGAGCACCGTTGAAGGTGTGCGGGCGACTTTTGCTGCCAGTTCGAACACTTTTCGCATATCCGGGCTTTTGCCAATCACAGCATCTGCCTGATCGGTTTCCACTCGGTGCAGTTCTCTGCGTAAAAACTGATTTTCACGGTGCAGGTCCTGCAAATGCAACAATCGCTTGATTTTATTCAGCACCTCATCCAGCAGGATCGGTTTCATCAGATAATCCTGGGCCCCACGGTGGAATGCTTCTACCGCACTTTCCACAGTGGCATAGGCTGTAATCAGGATTACAAATGTTTCCGGGCTGATCTTGGTGATCCGTTCCAGCGTTTGCACGCCATCAATTCCTGGCAGGTTGACATCGCACAGTACCAGATCGAACAATCGCTTCTGGGCATGCTCCACTGCTTCTTCGCCAGAACCAGCAGTCTGGACGGAAAAACCTTCCTGACTGAGAAATTCTGCCAGATTCTCGCGAATCAGTTGTTCATCATCAACAATAAGGATAGCTGCTCGCTTTGGATTCCTGCTCATTTTCGTTCCTCGGTTTCCGGCACAACAATAGCAACCGCAGGAATGGTTAATTCAAAACGGGTGCCTTCACCTGGTGTCGATGTTACCTGAATGGTACCACCGTGCTCCTGCATAATTTTGCGACAAATAAACAGTCCCAACCCTGTCCCCTGTTTTTTGGTGGTAAAGTACGGCTGAAACAAACGGTGCTGTTCTTCCAGCGGAATACCACACCCATTATCACTTACAGTTAATTGTATGTTTTCGCCTGCCAGGTTCGCTGTCAGGCCAATGTTTCCACCATTCGGAGTAGCATCAATGGCATTCAGCACCAGGTTGAAAATGACCTGTACAAATTGGTCCCGCTGTCCGGAAATTACGGGCAGGTTGGGTGCAATCGTCGCTTCCACATTGCGATTGTTGATGCCACGATAATACTTGGCAATCCCCAGGGCTTCATCCACCACATCCCGTATGGTAAACTGCGTACGTTCCACGGTGGCTGGTCTGCTGAAGTTCATCAACTCCCGCAAAATCCCCTGAATACGAGATAATTGCGTGCCCACCAACTGTAATTTGTCTTTGGTGTAAGGCTCCGGATCTCGTCGTTGCAACATTTGCATAATCGTGGAAATCGCCATGAGCGGATTGCCCACTTCATGGGCGATGCCTGCTGCCAGCAATCCAAAGCCAGCCATTTTTTCCTGGTGCAGTAACTGTGCCTGGGTTTCCTGCAGTTGCCGCGTTCGGTCTTCAATTCGTTGTTCCAGCTCTTCCTGTTGTTCCTGCAGTTCGTTATTCAGATTCCGCAGGTGGGATTCGATCTGCTTTGTCAGATTGACGAACCCGGAAGCAGCCCACGTCAGCCAGACCAGCACAATTGTCATCAATAGCACCAGAAATGCATTCGAAGAGCCCTCTGGCAGGGCCAGATTCAGCACCGCATAACTGAAGCAGTGGAACAGACAGGTCACATATGTAGTGGGCAATGGATGGCGGATTGCGCAGCAGATCAGCGACAACAGATAGTAAAAACGGAACGGGCTGTCTGCGTCCTGTTCAAAGAAACAGAGAATGCCGATGAAAAGTGCCTCCATGGCAGATACCACCAGGGGGTATTCACCAAAGAATACCTTCCCGCGTAGGTGCCAGATGCTGTCCATGATGGTGTAGATGAGCCCCAGTGCCAGAATGGCATCCAGCACGAGGCGATCTTCCACCTTGATGCCAAAATTGACATAGAGAAAGCCCAAAAACAACCCGAACCAGCGGATGCGAAGGGCAATCGCTTCCGCAGCAAGATCCCATCTGGGCATGCTGGTAACAGGCACCGCAGTAAACATAAACTCTCCTTCCGAAACAAGTGCAGCTACCTTAGAATCCATATGGCACCACGAACTCCCAACCGCACTACATAGTTAATATTTCCTTCTGGCGAGGCGAAATGAACACTATTTTGCACAAAATTGCAAAATGGCGGAAAAAAGCTGGAAATGGCGGATCGAAGTGGCTGAAACAGGCACCAAAATGGTGAGCGATCGACGTTCTCTCATCTGATTTTCATAATTTCTTCTGCGTTGAATTTATCCTGGATCACATTTCATTCATTCAGAATAACAACTGTCAATTCACTTATCTGTACACTATATCAATCGATGAAGTGATCGCTATTTTGGAAAAAATGTTCAGAATTTTATGAATTTTTTAAGTGATTAATTTGTAATAACTTACATCGGATATTGATCGCTAATTCGCCTTGAAATTGGCCAGTTTCGGGCATCGCTATCCATCCAAGTGGATATATTATATGCATGGAAATTATTTCATGCTTTGTGCTGATCTTTGATAACTCGAGTTTTTTCTATGTGGTGAGAATGCCAAATCTGCTCCAACTGGCCTTCCAGATTCGATATTTTTTATTCTTTCAGCACATCGAATGG is from Zavarzinella sp. and encodes:
- a CDS encoding DUF1501 domain-containing protein, with product MFSRRHFLQSSGAGFGSLVLPFLLQAEDRKVVNHHPAKAKRVVQLFMAGAASHVDLFDYKPELEKHHGKPWNPGEKVELFQSTPGSTFASPWKFRQYGKSGKWLSEIAAPLGDVVDEMAFIHNLVGKTGVHSQGTFLQATGFQSPGFPGMGCWISYGLGSLNQQLPTFVVLPDHRGFASNGSKNWDAAFLPAEHQGTIIRPGNRVPIDNIQPADTGKFVTPAANTAGIDLLSKLNAEHAKTRTEDSRLESRIASYELAAQMQLAAPEALDLTREPKSTWKHYGIEETPPAWPAEINTAEETDHLARKCITARRLLERGVRFVQIWSGCDNGFPRRNWDSHEDIARDHGPLGLGMARAVRSFIQDLKRTGLLEETIVLWTTEFGRMPCAQGGKGRDHNPFCFTNWLCGGGIKGGTTFGESDVWGFKPAEPKKATQVYDVHATILHLLGIDHTRFTVRQNGIDRRLTDVHGHVVKDLL
- a CDS encoding glycosyltransferase family 4 protein; its protein translation is MGTKRILLFSEIFPPKTGGSGRWFWEIYSRFSPDQIVVLTSTDASAETFDPHQKMKIIRLPMEMPSRGIRNRANFRVYWRLMGQLKHIAKDNQIDVVHCARNLPEGFIAWGAKKFSGMPYFCYVHGEDIGISSTSRELTWMTNRVFGSARKIIANSQNSQKLLQNDWAVPSEKVHLLYPGVDACKFVPAPPDLAWRQQHHWAGRTVLLTVGRLQKRKGHDHLLRAIALLKPRFPQILAVIAGSGEELPTLQVLVRELELANHVRFLGEVPDTDLLKCYQQCDLFVLPNRSIGKDFEGFGMVLLEAQACGKPVLAGASGGTRETMQVGESGDLVDCEQPELLAEKLTELLEQPEKLIKMGQLGRTWVENRFDWKTLHRHAEQLFYT
- a CDS encoding ATP-binding protein, producing MDSKVAALVSEGEFMFTAVPVTSMPRWDLAAEAIALRIRWFGLFLGFLYVNFGIKVEDRLVLDAILALGLIYTIMDSIWHLRGKVFFGEYPLVVSAMEALFIGILCFFEQDADSPFRFYYLLSLICCAIRHPLPTTYVTCLFHCFSYAVLNLALPEGSSNAFLVLLMTIVLVWLTWAASGFVNLTKQIESHLRNLNNELQEQQEELEQRIEDRTRQLQETQAQLLHQEKMAGFGLLAAGIAHEVGNPLMAISTIMQMLQRRDPEPYTKDKLQLVGTQLSRIQGILRELMNFSRPATVERTQFTIRDVVDEALGIAKYYRGINNRNVEATIAPNLPVISGQRDQFVQVIFNLVLNAIDATPNGGNIGLTANLAGENIQLTVSDNGCGIPLEEQHRLFQPYFTTKKQGTGLGLFICRKIMQEHGGTIQVTSTPGEGTRFELTIPAVAIVVPETEERK
- a CDS encoding IS66 family transposase, yielding MEIESFNSECPGCQQLLKQVHLLQQQLMDQQQIIQQQQKTILALEARIRDLEDKLKPPNKQEPAEKEKLASQKPTGRKRGAQHGHKANLRKPLPPESVDSFIKFVPETCSRCHKSLVGCPNLPEPRIHQQVELPQQPLIVTQYEGHSRKCADCGHTTAMTIPAEYRNHCTGPRLTAALLCMVGQDGLSKRSIERTCKTIFGIDISLGTISNLEAEAIPALDAPYEEAREKVKNADVKGFDETGWKEAGHKRWLWTAIAAKIHIVVFLIHARRNIDALKTFMGEALPGFVSTDRWKVYVKNLPEDSHQLCWAHLKRNWEALSKRSKRATKLVDHWLELHKEIFELWHIFTRDHQISRQTLQQRMKPLKERVRTLLKQGQGSKDQTVAGFCERVAKVERRLWLFVDHEHVPPTNNDAERVQRRAVLWRRRSFGSQSARGCRFAERILTVCETLKLQGRNVLDYLEEAINAHRKGKPAPKLATT
- a CDS encoding sigma-54 dependent transcriptional regulator yields the protein MSRNPKRAAILIVDDEQLIRENLAEFLSQEGFSVQTAGSGEEAVEHAQKRLFDLVLCDVNLPGIDGVQTLERITKISPETFVILITAYATVESAVEAFHRGAQDYLMKPILLDEVLNKIKRLLHLQDLHRENQFLRRELHRVETDQADAVIGKSPDMRKVFELAAKVARTPSTVLIQGESGSGKEVLARYIHRESGLDRFLAVNCAAIPNDLLENQLFGHRKGSFTGADRDQLGVFVHAGEGTVFLDEIGDLPLATQGKLLRAIELKEILPVGANEPVRVEARIIAATNKNLAKAVEEKKFREDLYYRLNVVTLSLPPLRDRQEDIPELVEFLIAKHNRALGKRFNGVSHEAMRLLISCAWKGNVRELDNAIQRAIILGDGPFIIPEDLPPDLAPMTDDPNSVDDLSMAVKRFERRHIERILRQAGEKKEAAKRMNISLSSLYRKMDELEIVGTD